From a region of the Castanea sativa cultivar Marrone di Chiusa Pesio chromosome 10, ASM4071231v1 genome:
- the LOC142612539 gene encoding uncharacterized protein LOC142612539 has protein sequence MGRNPRCTKDGLNKGAWTALEDKILIDHVKTHGEGKWSNLAKETGLKRCGKSCRLRWMNYLRPDIKRGNISQDEEELIMRLHKLLGNRWSLIAGRLPGRTDNEIKNYWNSYLAKKTQIQIPSPKSRTDQKKPTIRVHHESDALLEGKGVQVSAQQQVDDDQIHETKVPIFLAPTVEANMVKNKSSISESSADSLSTSKEENMSDFILDLSSDDFCKMLDSDFAKLSDVDINELHNIAIEGDEGSLLVLSEGTENNGRESGQPNNSNKVSDFQSLFLDSGDGWLGDDLDIAFSD, from the exons ATGGGTAGAAACCCAAGGTGTACAAAAGATGGATTAAACAAAGGAGCATGGACTGCTCTTGAAGATAAAATCCTCATTGATCATGTCAAGACCCATGGTGAAGGAAAATGGAGTAACCTTGCCAAAGAAACAG GACTTAAGAGGTGCGGCAAGAGCTGTAGGCTTCGGTGGATGAATTATCTAAGACCTGACATAAAAAGAGGGAACATCTCACAAGATGAAGAGGAATTGATCATGAGACTACACAAGCTTTTAGGCAATAG GTGGTCTTTGATAGCTGGGAGACTTCCTGGACGTACTGATAATGAAATCAAGAATTATTGGAATTCCTATTTAGCCAAGAAGACACAAATTCAGATTCCATCACCAAAGTCTAGAACAGATCAGAAAAAGCCAACCATTAGAGTTCACCATGAGTCTGATGCATTATTAGAAGGCAAAGGGGTCCAAGTTTCTGCACAACAACAAGTGGATGATGACCAAATTCATGAGACGAAGGTACCAATATTTTTGGCACCAACCGTGGAGGCCAACATGGTTAAGAACAAGTCCTCGATATCAGAATCGAGTGCTGATTCACTATCAACTTCAAAGGAGGAGAACATGTCTGACTTTATTTTGGACTTAAGTTCTGACGACTTTTGCAAAATGCTTGATTCTGATTTTGCAAAGCTCAGTGACGTTGATATAAACGAGCTGCATAATATTGCGATTGAAGGTGATGAAGGCTCTCTTCTAGTACTGTCCGAGGGGACAGAAAATAACGGGAGGGAAAGTGGTCAACCTAATAATTCTAATAAGGTTTCAGATTTCCAATCATTGTTTCTAGACTCAGGTGATGGATGGTTAGGAGATGATTTAGACATTGCATTTTCAGACTAA